A section of the Desulfuribacillus stibiiarsenatis genome encodes:
- a CDS encoding ATP-binding protein, with protein sequence LIDMRYEKKSTILTTNVGFKSWDEVFQDPKIANAILDRVLHHATVVNIIGDSYRIKDHLERDN encoded by the coding sequence ACTCATTGATATGAGATATGAAAAGAAAAGTACGATTTTAACAACTAATGTTGGTTTTAAATCCTGGGACGAGGTATTCCAAGATCCTAAGATAGCAAATGCAATTTTGGATCGTGTCCTCCACCATGCAACGGTAGTTAATATTATTGGTGATTCTTACCGAATTAAGGACCATCTGGAACGAGATAATTAG
- a CDS encoding aspartyl-phosphate phosphatase Spo0E family protein: protein MLTFILVNKGMSNGLLHPATIDISQKLDRLINEFNYRKIFIKNETKIFEDVK from the coding sequence ATGTTGACATTTATACTTGTTAATAAAGGTATGAGTAACGGGCTTTTGCATCCGGCTACAATAGATATAAGTCAGAAGCTTGATAGGTTAATTAACGAATTTAATTACCGTAAAATATTCATAAAAAACGAAACTAAGATCTTTGAAGATGTAAAATAA